A window of the Ardenticatenales bacterium genome harbors these coding sequences:
- a CDS encoding exo-alpha-sialidase, whose protein sequence is MSKIRVLFFGSLLTLTLLFTQVLATHADAPALLGAEKAAAENNCSLLDNPAARERMGGMFETKLLLACGRANELGQVSAPMTPETAALLGGVDVQVNNSTGETGTATTQSETTIAVNENTGTICSGYNDGYSGVVQGQGYTGFSRSTDGGASFVDGGALGSRSFGDPSLVWRKSDGYFYFAALDQSGLGIWRSTNDCASFQFHALIHSGGGDDKELMAVDNTPASPHYGRLYVAWTDFNAGARIFSTYSDNGTNWSTPVALSASGVDVQGAWPTVAPNGDVYVGWVRWNPYSSGPIDIEIARSTNGGVSYSLVTNPMTGQVNPRAATPTASCGRPALNGNIRYLPSPQIAVGPNGNLHAIYSYDPDGYNTGDVVNVYYRRSTDNGATWQPEILLNDDGTTRDQYQPTLSVSATGRVVAGWYDRRNDGNNLLFQYYIRVSEDGGVTWQPSQLISDVQSPIYLDPNLATCYHGDYDTQTQVPGFGYIQWSDDRNVVSGHQDPDVWFDKQAFSPDFTLDVTPANRNICVPNNAVYNVAVGQVLGFTDPVALSASGVPTGYNPYFSTNPVIPPGTSYLVLAGSSAAPGSYTIDVSGTSTTGTKTKSVDLNLFTAAPGASPLVYPMANEQNVSVTPTFDWDAPAQGLQYLIIVKNLTTGQLVYGVTTDTSYTFAAPLDTLTNYLWSVRAYNACGAGSFSAPRYFRTQEFAPVCPPDAYGYSCTDSNSGPVSYNFEDISGTGTSLTLGDDQVSVAIPTGFTFNYYGTDYTSIYVSSNGFLTVNAGSSSGCCSGQQLPNSATPNGVISGWWEDLNPAAGGTIHYQTLGTAPNQRFVVQFTNVPHYPSGNLVTMEFKLFANSNNVEVHYMNAPSDGGNHSAGIENQGGTVGLSYYYGNAPLASSLAVCYLYPGYTTCGNGVAVQPK, encoded by the coding sequence ATGTCAAAAATACGGGTCTTGTTTTTTGGTTCGCTCTTGACTTTAACGTTGTTGTTCACCCAGGTTCTGGCAACTCACGCAGATGCGCCCGCACTTCTTGGCGCGGAAAAGGCTGCCGCCGAAAACAATTGTAGCCTGCTGGACAACCCCGCCGCCCGCGAGCGCATGGGTGGCATGTTCGAGACCAAACTGCTGCTGGCCTGTGGCCGCGCCAATGAGCTGGGCCAGGTCAGCGCCCCCATGACGCCGGAAACCGCCGCCCTCCTCGGTGGCGTGGACGTACAAGTGAATAACTCCACCGGCGAGACGGGCACGGCCACGACCCAAAGCGAAACCACCATCGCCGTGAACGAAAACACCGGCACCATCTGCTCCGGCTACAACGACGGCTACAGTGGCGTCGTGCAGGGTCAGGGGTACACCGGCTTCAGCCGCTCCACCGATGGCGGCGCCAGCTTCGTGGACGGCGGCGCATTGGGCAGCCGCTCCTTTGGCGACCCCAGCCTCGTCTGGCGCAAGTCGGATGGCTACTTCTACTTCGCCGCCCTGGACCAGAGCGGTCTGGGTATCTGGCGCTCCACCAATGACTGCGCCTCGTTCCAGTTCCATGCCCTGATTCACAGCGGCGGCGGGGACGACAAAGAGCTGATGGCCGTGGACAATACCCCGGCCAGCCCGCACTATGGCCGTCTCTACGTTGCCTGGACCGACTTCAATGCCGGCGCGCGCATCTTCAGCACCTACTCCGACAACGGCACCAACTGGTCCACGCCCGTGGCCTTGAGCGCCTCCGGCGTGGATGTCCAGGGCGCCTGGCCCACCGTCGCCCCCAACGGGGACGTGTACGTGGGTTGGGTGCGTTGGAATCCGTACTCCTCCGGTCCGATTGACATCGAAATCGCCCGCTCCACCAACGGCGGCGTCTCCTACAGCCTGGTCACGAACCCCATGACGGGTCAGGTCAATCCGCGCGCCGCGACGCCTACCGCCAGTTGCGGACGTCCGGCGTTGAACGGCAACATCCGTTACCTGCCCTCACCGCAAATCGCCGTTGGCCCCAATGGCAACCTGCACGCCATTTACTCCTACGACCCCGATGGCTACAACACCGGTGACGTGGTTAACGTGTACTATCGTCGTTCCACGGACAATGGCGCCACCTGGCAGCCAGAAATCCTGTTGAACGATGACGGCACCACCCGCGACCAGTATCAGCCCACCTTGAGCGTGAGCGCCACCGGGCGCGTCGTCGCCGGCTGGTATGACCGGCGCAATGATGGCAACAACCTGCTCTTCCAATACTACATCCGCGTTTCCGAGGATGGCGGCGTCACCTGGCAACCCAGCCAGTTGATCAGCGACGTGCAGTCCCCCATCTACCTGGACCCGAACCTGGCCACCTGCTACCACGGTGACTATGACACCCAGACGCAGGTTCCCGGCTTTGGCTACATCCAGTGGTCGGATGACCGCAACGTCGTCAGCGGCCACCAGGACCCGGACGTGTGGTTCGACAAGCAGGCGTTCTCCCCGGACTTCACGCTGGACGTGACGCCCGCGAATCGCAACATCTGCGTGCCCAACAATGCGGTCTATAACGTAGCGGTCGGCCAGGTGTTGGGCTTCACCGACCCGGTGGCGCTGAGCGCCAGCGGCGTGCCCACCGGCTACAACCCGTACTTCAGCACCAACCCGGTGATCCCGCCCGGAACCAGCTACCTGGTTCTGGCCGGCTCCAGCGCGGCTCCCGGCAGTTACACCATTGATGTTTCCGGCACATCCACGACCGGAACCAAGACCAAGTCGGTGGATCTGAACCTGTTCACCGCCGCCCCGGGCGCTTCCCCGCTGGTTTACCCCATGGCCAACGAGCAAAACGTATCGGTGACGCCAACCTTTGACTGGGACGCCCCGGCTCAGGGTTTGCAGTACCTGATCATCGTGAAGAACCTGACCACCGGACAACTCGTTTATGGGGTCACGACCGACACGAGCTACACGTTTGCCGCGCCGTTGGACACGCTCACCAACTACTTGTGGTCTGTGCGCGCTTACAACGCCTGCGGTGCCGGCAGTTTCTCCGCGCCACGCTACTTCCGCACCCAGGAATTCGCGCCCGTCTGCCCGCCTGATGCCTACGGCTACTCCTGCACCGACTCCAATTCCGGTCCGGTGTCGTACAACTTCGAGGACATCTCCGGAACGGGCACGTCGTTGACGCTCGGTGATGATCAGGTGAGCGTGGCGATCCCCACAGGGTTCACCTTCAACTACTATGGCACGGATTACACCAGCATTTACGTCAGTTCTAATGGTTTCCTGACGGTGAACGCGGGTTCGAGCAGCGGCTGCTGTTCCGGGCAGCAACTGCCGAATTCGGCGACGCCGAACGGCGTCATCTCCGGCTGGTGGGAAGATCTGAATCCGGCCGCGGGTGGGACGATTCACTACCAGACGTTGGGGACGGCTCCCAACCAGCGTTTTGTGGTACAGTTCACCAATGTGCCGCACTATCCGAGTGGCAACCTGGTGACGATGGAGTTCAAGTTGTTCGCCAACAGCAACAACGTTGAGGTCCACTACATGAATGCGCCTTCGGATGGCGGGAACCATTCTGCCGGCATTGAAAATCAAGGCGGCACGGTGGGTCTCTCCTACTACTACGGCAATGCTCCGCTGGCGTCGTCGCTGGCAGTGTGCTACCTGTATCCAGGTTACACCACCTGCGGCAACGGCGTAGCGGTGCAACCCAAGTAG
- the pabB gene encoding aminodeoxychorismate synthase component I, which produces MAARVMIQVGDGWLLFQRPRRVVVADGVEGVMPALQAIETAVNQNGQYAAGFLAYEAAAAFGLTVYSADQLPGGLPWLWFGLFDAPTRLPRLSPAAAAYQIGPWQPVLTPAAYHAGIGRIKSHIARGQTYQINYTFPLHAPFAGDPYALFVDLAAAQQGEYAAYLDNGEWAICSASPELFFRLDGDRLTSRPMKGSAPRGRTLEEDEANMAWLAQSEKNRAENVMIVDMIRNDMGRIAGTGSVSVPHLFTVERYPTILQMTSTVTATTDAPVTDILAHMFPCASITGAPKVRTMELIRDLEPQPRGVYTGSIGVIAPGRKARFQVAIRTVVVDRSRQQAIYGVGSGVVWDSDAAGEWEECLLKARVLTARRPPFSLLESLLWDERDGYFLLPDHLARLSASAAYFAIPLDLPGIERALMRYAVHLRGRCKVRLLVGAAGESHIMHEPLALMPASETIPIGLSPTSIDSNDVWLYHKTTHRAVYDAARAARPDCDDVLLWNERGELTETTTANIVLELDGVLATPPVTCGLLPGTLRASLLRRDPLTPTPNGLPLQERTLTPADLNRCQAIYLINSVRRWRPARLLS; this is translated from the coding sequence ATGGCTGCGCGGGTGATGATCCAGGTTGGCGATGGTTGGCTGTTGTTTCAGCGGCCGCGGCGCGTTGTGGTGGCTGATGGGGTGGAGGGGGTAATGCCGGCACTCCAGGCCATCGAAACCGCCGTGAATCAAAATGGACAATACGCCGCCGGATTCCTCGCCTACGAAGCCGCCGCCGCCTTCGGGCTGACCGTCTACAGCGCGGACCAACTGCCCGGCGGATTGCCCTGGCTCTGGTTTGGCCTCTTCGACGCTCCCACCCGCCTCCCCCGGCTCTCCCCCGCTGCCGCCGCCTACCAGATCGGCCCCTGGCAGCCCGTGCTGACCCCGGCAGCCTACCATGCCGGCATCGGTCGGATAAAGTCCCACATCGCCCGCGGCCAAACCTACCAGATCAACTACACATTTCCGCTCCACGCCCCTTTTGCCGGAGACCCCTACGCCCTCTTCGTGGACCTGGCCGCCGCGCAACAGGGAGAGTACGCCGCCTACCTCGACAACGGCGAGTGGGCCATCTGTTCCGCTTCGCCGGAACTCTTTTTCCGCCTGGATGGCGACCGCCTGACATCCCGCCCGATGAAGGGTTCCGCCCCACGCGGGCGCACACTGGAGGAAGATGAAGCCAACATGGCCTGGCTGGCGCAGTCGGAAAAGAACCGGGCCGAGAATGTGATGATCGTGGATATGATCCGCAATGATATGGGGCGGATTGCCGGCACGGGCAGCGTGAGCGTGCCCCATCTGTTTACCGTGGAGCGGTATCCCACCATTCTGCAAATGACGTCCACCGTGACGGCCACCACCGACGCTCCCGTAACCGATATTTTGGCGCATATGTTTCCCTGCGCGTCCATCACCGGTGCGCCCAAAGTGCGCACCATGGAGCTGATCCGCGACCTGGAGCCGCAGCCGCGCGGCGTCTACACGGGCAGCATCGGCGTCATCGCCCCCGGGCGGAAAGCTCGGTTCCAGGTCGCCATTCGCACCGTCGTTGTAGATCGCTCGCGGCAGCAAGCCATTTATGGCGTTGGCAGCGGCGTGGTATGGGATTCTGACGCTGCCGGCGAGTGGGAGGAATGCCTGCTCAAGGCGCGGGTGCTGACTGCCCGGCGTCCCCCCTTTTCACTGCTGGAATCGCTGCTGTGGGACGAGAGGGACGGTTACTTCCTTTTGCCTGACCACCTGGCGCGCCTCTCTGCTTCCGCCGCCTATTTTGCGATTCCGCTTGACCTGCCCGGTATCGAACGGGCGCTGATGCGCTACGCGGTCCATCTGCGCGGGCGCTGCAAAGTACGGCTGCTGGTGGGCGCGGCGGGCGAATCACACATCATGCACGAGCCGTTAGCGCTCATGCCGGCATCCGAAACCATACCCATCGGCCTGTCGCCCACGTCCATCGACAGCAACGATGTCTGGCTGTACCACAAGACGACGCACCGCGCCGTTTATGACGCCGCCCGCGCCGCCCGTCCCGATTGCGACGACGTGTTGCTGTGGAACGAGCGCGGCGAACTGACGGAAACGACCACCGCCAACATCGTCCTCGAACTGGACGGCGTCCTGGCCACGCCTCCCGTCACCTGCGGCCTGCTTCCCGGCACCCTTCGCGCCAGCCTCCTCCGCCGCGACCCCCTGACGCCCACCCCCAACGGCCTCCCGCTTCAGGAGCGCACCCTCACCCCCGCAGATCTCAACCGCTGCCAGGCCATCTACCTCATCAATTCTGTCCGCCGCTGGCGTCCCGCCCGCCTGCTTTCCTGA
- a CDS encoding DMT family transporter — MSTSQPTERTILFSYLALAAGVICMGFSGIFVKWANAPGPVTGFYRMIIVVLLLAGPFWRRVRRRPQPGASWWSRFPRSATRIALLSGLFFACDLTLWNTGILLSGATNPTLMGNTSPLWVGIGAYFLFREKLGRHFWLGLGLALAGAVLILGLDALRGFSLGLGTSLGLFAGMFYGAYFLATQRSRQTLDSLTAFWLAAASSTVVLLLFCLVARLPLLGYSMKSYLSFLGLGLIVHGLGQFAFSYALGYLPASLVSPAGLGQPIVTALLAVPLLGETITRGQIVGGLAVLTGIYIVHRSRQRPRRSAALARG, encoded by the coding sequence TTGTCTACCTCCCAACCAACTGAGCGTACCATTCTATTCAGCTATCTGGCGCTGGCGGCCGGCGTCATTTGCATGGGCTTCTCCGGCATCTTCGTCAAGTGGGCCAACGCCCCCGGCCCCGTCACCGGCTTTTACCGCATGATCATCGTCGTGCTGCTGCTGGCGGGTCCCTTCTGGCGGCGCGTGCGCCGACGTCCGCAGCCCGGCGCGTCCTGGTGGAGCCGTTTTCCGCGGTCGGCCACGCGCATCGCCTTGCTCAGTGGTCTTTTTTTCGCCTGCGATCTGACCTTGTGGAACACGGGGATTTTGCTCAGTGGGGCCACGAATCCCACGTTGATGGGCAATACGTCACCGCTGTGGGTGGGGATTGGCGCCTATTTTCTTTTCCGGGAGAAACTGGGGCGTCATTTCTGGCTGGGGTTGGGGCTGGCGCTGGCGGGGGCGGTGCTGATTCTGGGGTTGGATGCGCTGCGAGGGTTTTCGTTGGGACTGGGGACGTCACTGGGGCTGTTTGCCGGCATGTTCTACGGCGCATACTTCCTGGCCACCCAACGCAGCCGCCAGACGTTGGATTCCCTCACCGCTTTCTGGCTGGCCGCCGCCAGTTCCACCGTCGTCCTGCTCCTGTTTTGCCTCGTCGCCCGGCTGCCGCTACTCGGTTACTCAATGAAATCCTACCTCAGCTTCCTGGGGTTGGGGTTGATTGTGCATGGTTTAGGGCAGTTTGCGTTTAGTTACGCGTTGGGGTATTTGCCGGCATCCCTCGTCTCTCCCGCCGGCCTGGGCCAACCCATCGTCACCGCCCTGCTGGCCGTTCCCCTCCTGGGCGAAACGATCACGCGCGGGCAGATCGTCGGTGGCCTGGCCGTACTCACGGGCATTTACATCGTCCATCGCAGCCGCCAGCGCCCCCGCCGTTCCGCGGCCCTGGCTCGCGGGTAG